From one Streptomyces mobaraensis genomic stretch:
- a CDS encoding acyl carrier protein, producing MWDQKFEDLLRGFLPFLGADEQLTQDTGLRDLGLDSLGIVELLAALEDAYQVRFHDDALSPETFATPGVLWKALSRLVADQAA from the coding sequence ATGTGGGACCAGAAGTTCGAGGACCTGCTGCGCGGGTTCCTGCCGTTCCTGGGCGCCGACGAGCAGCTCACGCAGGACACCGGGCTGCGTGACCTGGGCCTGGACTCGCTGGGCATCGTCGAGCTGCTCGCCGCGCTGGAGGACGCGTACCAGGTGCGCTTCCACGACGACGCGCTCAGCCCCGAGACGTTCGCGACGCCCGGCGTGCTGTGGAAGGCGCTGTCCCGGCTGGTCGCGGACCAGGCCGCCTGA
- a CDS encoding ferredoxin: protein MSRWSVEVDRGVCIGASVCANYAPGHFELADGKSRPRAAVIDPDDAVLDAAETCPVAALAVRDADSGALLAPEE, encoded by the coding sequence GTGAGCCGCTGGTCGGTCGAGGTCGACCGCGGCGTCTGCATCGGCGCCTCGGTGTGCGCGAACTACGCGCCCGGGCACTTCGAGCTGGCGGACGGCAAGTCCCGGCCGCGGGCGGCCGTGATCGACCCCGACGACGCGGTGCTCGACGCCGCGGAGACCTGTCCGGTGGCCGCGCTGGCGGTGCGCGACGCCGACAGCGGCGCCCTGCTGGCGCCCGAGGAGTAG
- a CDS encoding ACP S-malonyltransferase gives MTTASRTGTAMIFPGMGPTPFAEVGKFMVVNPFARKLVAAADRVLGYSLVDRYRTTEGDYSEYAQVAFMVNSLALAQWAGHTLGVEAGLCTGPSFGEKPAAAFSGALDFPDAVRATAAFARLLEDYFATEYTDLVTHSFVRVPQDTLRELLGELDERGEMYEISCYIDDDFTMLTLREHNLEWLPARLRALGGMSLYTMRPPMHCSLFKGLRDRAEEEVFGPLEFADPTVPVIADQDGALVTTGEGVRAMMLDSCVRPLRWPAVVDALREAGVGTVCVAGQDSLFGRVRRTTDAFEVVPATPRLALRPRPRPASA, from the coding sequence ATGACCACCGCGTCCCGGACCGGTACCGCGATGATCTTCCCCGGTATGGGGCCCACCCCCTTCGCGGAGGTCGGGAAGTTCATGGTCGTCAACCCCTTCGCCCGGAAGCTGGTCGCCGCCGCCGACCGGGTGCTCGGCTACTCGCTCGTCGACCGCTACCGCACCACCGAGGGCGACTACAGCGAGTACGCCCAGGTCGCGTTCATGGTCAACTCGCTGGCGCTGGCCCAGTGGGCGGGGCACACGCTGGGCGTCGAGGCCGGTCTGTGCACGGGCCCCAGCTTCGGCGAGAAGCCGGCCGCCGCGTTCTCCGGGGCGCTGGACTTCCCCGACGCCGTCCGCGCCACCGCCGCGTTCGCGCGGCTGCTGGAGGACTACTTCGCCACGGAGTACACGGACCTCGTCACCCACTCGTTCGTCCGCGTGCCGCAGGACACGCTGCGCGAACTGCTCGGGGAGCTGGACGAGCGCGGGGAGATGTACGAGATCTCCTGCTACATCGACGACGACTTCACCATGCTGACGCTGCGCGAGCACAACCTGGAGTGGCTGCCTGCCCGGCTCCGCGCGCTGGGCGGCATGTCGCTGTACACCATGCGTCCGCCGATGCACTGCTCGCTGTTCAAGGGGCTGCGCGACCGGGCCGAGGAGGAGGTCTTCGGCCCGCTGGAGTTCGCCGACCCGACCGTCCCGGTGATCGCCGACCAGGACGGTGCGCTGGTCACCACGGGCGAGGGGGTGCGCGCCATGATGCTGGACAGCTGTGTGCGCCCGCTGCGGTGGCCGGCGGTCGTGGACGCCCTGCGCGAGGCCGGGGTCGGCACGGTGTGCGTGGCGGGCCAGGACAGCCTCTTCGGCCGGGTGCGGCGCACCACGGACGCCTTCGAGGTGGTCCCGGCGACGCCGCGGCTGGCGCTGCGCCCGCGTCCGCGCCCCGCGAGCGCCTGA
- a CDS encoding cytochrome P450, protein MTTAHEIRAYPFSEPDRLELDPMYATLRAEEPLSRVQFPLGEPAWLATRYHDVRTVLADPRFSRAVAKTRDQPRTHPDEHLDDGLVGMDAPDHARLRKLVARAFTGRRVELMRDDTQRIVDGLVDNMLEQGAPFDMVENFAIPLPVTVISEMLGVPEADRPRLRGWSEAMVSTTALPWEEMERNAKELFAYIGTLVAERRRNPTEDLLGALVKTRDEDGDRLSEEELVMHVTGGLLITGTETTASQMPNFLYALLSHRDQWELLCADPSLVPRAVEELVRWIPLNYSAMFARYALEDIQFGDVTVKAGEPVVGSVASANRDPEIFEEPDRLDVTREHNPHIGFGHGPHHCLGAQLARMELQTVLTTLVTRFPTLDFADGADGVVWKQGMLVRGPKLLRVTW, encoded by the coding sequence GTGACCACCGCTCATGAGATTCGCGCTTATCCGTTCAGCGAACCGGACCGGCTCGAACTCGATCCGATGTACGCCACTCTGCGCGCGGAGGAGCCGCTGAGCCGGGTGCAGTTCCCGCTCGGCGAGCCGGCCTGGCTGGCCACCCGCTACCACGACGTCCGCACGGTCCTGGCGGACCCGCGGTTCAGCCGGGCCGTCGCCAAGACCCGGGACCAGCCGCGCACCCACCCCGACGAGCACCTGGACGACGGTCTGGTCGGCATGGACGCGCCGGACCACGCGCGGCTGCGGAAGCTGGTCGCCCGGGCGTTCACCGGACGCCGGGTGGAGCTGATGCGCGACGACACCCAGCGGATCGTGGACGGGCTCGTCGACAACATGCTCGAACAGGGTGCCCCGTTCGACATGGTGGAGAACTTCGCCATCCCGCTGCCGGTCACCGTGATCTCCGAGATGCTCGGCGTGCCGGAGGCCGACCGTCCGCGGCTGCGCGGCTGGTCGGAGGCGATGGTCTCCACCACGGCGCTGCCGTGGGAGGAGATGGAGCGCAACGCCAAGGAGCTGTTCGCGTACATCGGGACGCTGGTCGCCGAGCGGCGCCGCAACCCCACCGAGGACCTGCTCGGTGCGCTGGTGAAGACGCGGGACGAGGACGGCGACCGGCTGAGCGAGGAGGAGCTGGTCATGCATGTGACCGGCGGCCTGCTCATCACCGGCACCGAGACGACCGCCTCGCAGATGCCCAACTTCCTGTACGCGCTGCTCAGCCACCGCGACCAGTGGGAGCTGCTGTGCGCCGACCCGTCGCTGGTGCCGCGCGCGGTCGAGGAGCTGGTGCGCTGGATCCCGCTGAACTACTCGGCGATGTTCGCCCGGTACGCCCTGGAGGACATCCAGTTCGGGGACGTCACGGTGAAGGCCGGCGAGCCGGTGGTGGGTTCGGTGGCCTCGGCCAACCGGGACCCGGAGATCTTCGAGGAGCCGGACCGGCTGGACGTCACCCGCGAGCACAACCCGCACATCGGCTTCGGTCACGGCCCGCACCACTGCCTGGGCGCCCAACTGGCCCGGATGGAGCTGCAGACGGTGCTGACGACCCTGGTGACCCGCTTCCCGACCCTGGACTTCGCCGACGGCGCGGACGGGGTGGTGTGGAAGCAGGGCATGCTGGTGCGCGGCCCGAAGCTGCTGCGGGTGACCTGGTGA